The following proteins are co-located in the Aliidongia dinghuensis genome:
- a CDS encoding virulence-associated E family protein yields the protein MSHVTSPPGTLHFDFNEAQKQGDFAAEYNLDDIRDALRATAMSWVPDLFPNGRRVEDEWVLGGIDGRAAAKDGSCKINLRGRFAGSWREWDDDTRGGPIDTVRQGTGLDGRELYAKCAELAGSRGPEPQRHARGYRAAGPVDRTNDIAFVLQGAISAAGTLIETAYFPSRGLPWSPCDDLLFSPDVAHFGANRGFPVMIARLRNARGELPCVHNAIIALRHAPEWAGVLWLNEMSQRVTVRRPLPWSGGVGEEMRWADHLDVLTASWLQTHGIMAPTTMAGDAVRTVARECRYHPVRDYLDGLAWDGLPRLDTWLIDRCGADDTPYTRSIAAAWMISAVARAMRPGCKADCALILEGPQGLKKSTVAKVLGGDWFTDNIGKMGERDSIMRAMPFWIVEIAELDGMNRAEVDTVKAFLSCTEDNFRPPYGRETVDNKRQFVFIGTVNPNGNGYIKDDTGGRRFWPVLCRAVTDDGKVDVDGLMADRDQLWAEATARFKAGEPWWLTGDAEAVATEQQSLRQDDDEWLSLVGKFVEWRDEVTSLEVLTDGLKLTPDKMGRAEQMRVARCLKRLGFDKQKKRLSSSQTQWVYVRSASR from the coding sequence ATGAGCCACGTGACCTCCCCGCCGGGCACGCTCCATTTTGACTTCAACGAAGCCCAGAAGCAGGGAGATTTCGCGGCAGAATACAATCTTGACGACATCAGGGATGCGTTGCGCGCGACAGCAATGTCATGGGTCCCAGACCTGTTCCCGAACGGACGCAGGGTCGAAGACGAGTGGGTGCTGGGCGGCATCGACGGCCGCGCCGCGGCAAAGGACGGCTCGTGCAAGATCAACCTCCGGGGCCGCTTCGCCGGCTCCTGGCGCGAGTGGGATGACGATACGCGCGGCGGCCCGATCGACACCGTCCGCCAGGGCACAGGGCTCGACGGGCGCGAGTTGTACGCCAAATGCGCCGAGCTGGCCGGCAGCCGAGGACCCGAGCCCCAACGCCACGCCCGCGGCTACCGGGCCGCCGGTCCCGTCGATCGCACCAACGACATCGCCTTCGTGCTTCAGGGCGCCATCTCCGCCGCCGGCACGCTGATCGAGACGGCCTATTTCCCGTCGCGCGGACTGCCGTGGTCTCCGTGCGACGATCTGCTGTTCTCGCCCGACGTCGCGCACTTCGGCGCCAACCGTGGCTTTCCTGTCATGATCGCCCGCTTGCGCAACGCGCGCGGCGAGCTGCCGTGCGTCCACAACGCGATCATCGCGCTCCGGCACGCGCCCGAATGGGCGGGCGTGCTGTGGCTGAATGAGATGTCGCAAAGGGTTACGGTTCGACGCCCGCTGCCGTGGTCCGGCGGCGTCGGCGAGGAAATGCGCTGGGCGGATCATCTCGACGTGCTGACGGCCTCGTGGCTCCAGACGCACGGTATCATGGCGCCGACCACGATGGCGGGTGACGCGGTTCGTACCGTCGCGCGAGAATGCAGGTATCATCCCGTCCGCGACTATCTCGACGGGCTCGCTTGGGATGGCTTGCCGCGCCTAGACACGTGGCTGATCGATCGGTGTGGAGCGGATGACACCCCTTACACGCGCTCAATTGCCGCGGCGTGGATGATATCGGCCGTCGCACGCGCCATGCGGCCAGGGTGCAAGGCGGACTGTGCGCTGATCCTTGAAGGGCCGCAGGGGCTCAAAAAATCGACCGTGGCGAAGGTGTTGGGCGGTGACTGGTTCACGGACAACATCGGCAAGATGGGCGAGCGCGATTCCATCATGCGTGCGATGCCATTTTGGATCGTCGAAATCGCCGAGCTGGATGGAATGAACCGAGCGGAGGTTGATACCGTCAAAGCGTTCCTATCGTGCACCGAGGACAATTTTCGACCGCCATACGGCAGGGAGACGGTTGACAACAAGCGCCAGTTCGTCTTCATCGGAACGGTCAATCCCAACGGAAATGGCTACATCAAGGATGATACCGGCGGCCGGCGATTCTGGCCGGTGCTGTGCCGCGCCGTTACCGATGATGGCAAGGTGGACGTTGACGGCTTGATGGCCGACCGTGACCAGCTATGGGCTGAGGCGACAGCACGGTTCAAGGCAGGCGAACCCTGGTGGCTAACCGGCGACGCTGAGGCCGTCGCAACTGAGCAGCAGTCATTGCGCCAGGACGACGACGAATGGCTATCGCTGGTCGGCAAGTTTGTGGAGTGGAGGGACGAGGTCACGAGCTTGGAGGTTCTGACGGATGGCCTGAAGCTCACGCCCGACAAGATGGGCCGCGCCGAACAGATGCGCGTGGCGAGGTGCTTAAAGCGTCTAGGCTTCGACAAGCAGAAGAAGCGGCTCAGTTCCAGCCAAACGCAGTGGGTCTATGTCAGATCCGCCAGTAGATAG